From the genome of Bos javanicus breed banteng chromosome 23, ARS-OSU_banteng_1.0, whole genome shotgun sequence:
CCAAGTAGACATCACAGAGTTTGTGCAGCCAGAAGTGGTGCAGGGCGTGGGTGACGAGCGAGAGCTCGCGGGTGAGGAAGCCCCGCTCGCAGTCCTGGGCCGTGCGGGCCAGGCAGCTGAGGATCCAGGTGTCCATGCGGGAGGCGGGGGACAGCTGTGGTAGAGGGGGCTTCAGGTTGGGACAACTCGATTCCCACCCAACTGCCTCCTTTCCTTCCAGACGCCTCCTCCAGGACTCAGATGTCGGACTACCCAGCTCCCAAGCATCTCCTCTTTCTGTCTTACCTCCTCCGCAGGTTGGGGTATGAATTCCTCCCCAAGAGCATTCAGGATAAAGCGCAGGGCATTCCAGATCTTATTGCAGAAGTGTCGGAAGCTCAGGACCTCAGAGACGGACAGGTGCAAGTCACCTCCTGGGAGGGAGTGGAGGTAGGGAGCATGTACTGGTGGCAGCTGCAGGGGAGTCCGCGGCTCTGCCCCACCACACAGAGGCCACTGCCCGCTGCCCTCACCCAGGCTTACCCAGGGCCCCATGGGAGCACAGGGTGAACCTCAGAGCATCTGTCCCACACTCGGGGATCCCATGAGGGAAGTCCTTTCTCTGCAACGAGAAAGAAGAAGGGTGGCAGCTGCCTGTGAGGCTGCAGGGCCAGAAGGCAGGTTGCACAGGGAACTAACTGGCGGCCATGAACTAGAGGCTGGAACAGGTCAGACTCACCTGCGCTGAGGCTGCAATCGCCAGCTCTGCGGGGTCCAAGTTTCCATCCCTCAGCTTGTCCTGCAGTACCTGGGGTGGGTGAGTAATTCACTGGCCTCAGTGGAAGCCCCTGCCCCTACCAGGGTCCCTCCTAGTGGCCCTCCCAGTTCCAGCACTCCTGCCAGCCCCTCCCTTCAGCTCCCCTTCCTTTATCTGGAAAAACCCATGCCTCTTGGGGCCCTCCATCCTGACCTGCAGCTCCACCCCACTGATGATGTCCCGTGGGTCCAGCACGTTCCCCAGGGACTTGCTCATCTTCCGGCCCTGCCTGTCCCGGACCATGGAGTGAAGCAGGACCTGGAGGCATGGAGGGGGTCAGAAGTGTGGCCTAAAGAACTTTCCTCTGGAGGGCCCTTGGCTGTCCTTCAGGGATTAGAGGTTAGGCTGGAAAGTGAATCAGGACAAAGGAACTGGGAACCCAGAAAACCCCATACAAGGGGTTAGAATGGAGGACAGGGCTTAGAGGAGACTGGGGAGTCTCAGAGAAGGGCGGGGCACCAAAGGGTCTTTACCTTGCTGAAGGGGAGCTGCCCTGTGAGCTGGGTCCCCAACATGACCATGCGGCCCACCCAGAAGAGCAGGAGGTCACTGCCCGTTTCCAAAAGTGACAGGGGGTAGAAACGAGCCAGGTCTGGGGTCTTGGAGGAAAGAGATAAACAGTGAGAGGCCCAAGCCTGGGGCCTCCAGCTCTTCATAAGACTCTCTGAGGGGCCCTGGGGGTCATTTCCTCATCCCCACCTTCACTCTCTTCCTCTCAACCCACCTCACCTCTCGGGGCCAGCCCAGGgcagaaaaggggaaaagagcGGAGGAGAACCACGTGTCCAGGACATCAGGGTCTGGAATACAGAATGGAAACAATTGGAACCTCAGCATCAGGACCTCAGCCCACTGCTGCCCACCTCTCCAGCCCGACCCTCATTCACAGAGACCAGGGCTCTGCCCCATTCCCAGCTTCCCCGACCCCACCTTTCCCACCTCAGTACCTGctccctccccaaacccaccTCAGGTGGAATACCCACCCCTCTCCAGGGTCAGCTCCGCCCCTGGTCTCCCTGTTAATTCTGCAGCTACTTCTCTGGCCTCAGCCTCTGTCCGCCCGACCACCCAGAAGTCCTCCGTTTCACCCTGCAGAAGTAAGGAGTAGGGGGCAGTGAGAGAGAACAGCACGGGACAGGTGTGAGACAGCACTGAGTGTTCATGGTCTCTGGTGGGCTGAGAAAGGCTGGCGCCCTCTGGTGGTGAGATGAAGAAATGCCATCTCAGAAGCTGAGCTCTCACAACAGTAGTGTGGGATCAGAAGCACAGCTGGGACCAGCGCTGGAAGCCCTCTGACTCCTGTGCTGAGGCTCTTCTGGCCAAACCCAGCCCTCCCTTCCACTTTCTCCTACTGACCTTTGCATGTTCCTCTACAACCAGGTAGGCTGGAATCCGATGGCCCCACCACAGCTGCCGGGAGACACACCAGTCCCTGCCAAGAGGAtaggagtgattttttttcttcctttttcctatgAGTGATTTCTTAGTATGATCAGTGggcccccttccccctcccctgagAGCTCCCCTTCTTACCCAATGTGGGAAAACCAGTGCTGCCAGTTCTTCTGGTGGAAGGAGGGACTGAGGTCCAGGGCCCCCGACTCCACGGCCTGGAGGGGGAAGGACCTTAATGGTGGTTCCCTACCTGCACCCCCGATCCCCATGAATGGGACCAGTGGTCTCTGAGATGGTTCTGAAACTCAGAAAGAACCTCCCAAGCCTCCTGAGAAGAGTCTGGACTTGAGTGAAGATGCAAGCCAGCCCTTTCTGGGCACCCTGCCTCCATCCCCCCAGCTCTCCCCTCAACAAGCATAGCTAGAGAGGGCCCCAGCCTCCCTGTTTCTTCATTCCcgcccaggccccaggccctccCCACACTGCAGCCTCACCTTGGCGGCTTGCTCCCCCATTTCCCGGCAGCGGACAAACCACTGGCTCTTCAGTAGGTACTCTACCACGTCCCCGGAACGGCTGAAAGGGACACAGGACCCGACTGCGCAGGCCCTCAGTGCCGAGGACATAGCAGCCAACAACACAGACACAGAGCTCGTATTCTAGCCTGAGGGGTGCACAGCCCATCCTGCAGTCACTCTTAAGCTTCACCCATCCCCTTCTGGGGGCGGTCAGAGGAAAGGAGTGAAAACGGGCTTACCTGCAAATGGGCAGCACCATGGGGTGGTTCTGGAGGCCCCGGAACAGGCCCCGCTCCCTCAGTGCTGACAGAATCTTTTCCCGGGCCACAAATCGGTGAAGACCCTGCAGAAAAGTAGCAAAAGTAAAGCTTAAAGGCTACTAGAAAAAtaagagggtgggggaggggagatggggcaGAGGGTGCCCTCAAAGGACGGGGTATCACTGGGCTGGTACCACCTGCAGCCAGTCCTCACAAAGGGCGGTCATGGTCCCATCCTCCGCAATGACACTCCGGGGGCTCAGGCCGTGTCGGGCCCCCAGCTCAGCATCGGCAGGGCTGTGCGCTGGAGTCACCTTCACCGCCCCTAAGGGAGCAGGACTGCCGTTAGCACTGGACCCTGACCCTGGCTTTTGCTTTTCCAGACGTGTCACCATCGCCCACGCTACCCCATCCCTCCCTCTCATCCCCCACTATCCACTGAGACCACCCTTCCCCTACTTTCTGCCTCTTCCTGGTTCtcgcccctcccctctcccccagaaGCCCTGACTTCCTgtctctgccctgcccccactTACCTGTGCCCAGGTGTGGCTGAACAGTGCAGTCTGTGATAAGAGGGAGAAGCTGCCCCGTCAAGGGATGACAGAGTTGTCGCCCATGTAGATGctaaagggaagggagagggatcAAGGACAGACACATGTGTCGGGTAGAAGGGTCTGGGCTGGGCATGAGAACCCTGGAAATACGAGGGTGAAAACCAGAAGGTAAAGACCTACAGCAGGGCTCAGTAAACATTTTCTTAAGGGGCCAGAGTGTAAGAATTTTAACCTTTGCAAGCCAGGAGGAAAATTCAGTCTCTACAACTCTGCTCCACTGCCATGGCAGAGTTAGACAACACAAGATGGAGCTGCAGATGATACATAGGGAACGAGGGTGCTCATACAGAAACAGGAGATCTGGCCCACGGGCCACAGTCTGCCAGCCCTGAGCTGAAGAGTAacaccaggaagagaagggacctGAGTCAGAGCCACTGGAGAGCTGAGATAAGGGAAatttcaggaaaaggaaaaaggagcagagaggaggagcTGCGATCccaaaaggaagggaagagaaagtatGGGGGTGGAAGGCCAGGCCGCAGGGAGCACTGAGTATTACCGTGTAGCGGGAATCATCAGGATGGACCGCCACAGCCACGTCTCCAGGCAGCGTCTCTGGCCTCGTGGTTCCCACCACAACCTCTGCATCTGAAGACGAAATTCAATCACTTAAAGGTGGTCCTCGCCCTCACCTTGTACTCCTGACACAGCTAAAGTCGGGAGAACTGGAAAAGGTGGGAGGCAGGGATGGTCAAGGTAGAGCAGGCCCCCAGGAGTAACTGGAGAAAACAAGGACCAACGTCTATAGGACCCTGGGGTTTCTGCTAAGCTAATGACCAGAGGCCTAACGGGATGTCTGGGGCTACAGAATTCCTCAACAGCCCGCTTGGGAGACAAGAGTAGAATGTTAATAAATCCAACTAGAATCTTTGCTTGGTGCCCTTATCATAAATGCTGTGCCTTCTTGGACGCAGCACCAGTCCCTCCTGTAAGAAACCTCTGACTATTCCAGCTCATCCATCTTCCCTTCTCCAAACCCCTGGGAATACTTACTGCTCAAACCACACTTCAGAACTAACCCTTTGTCTCTTTTAGGGGTAGCAGCCTGCTGTGGAATTACACTAAGCTCCCTCAGGGCAGTGACTGTGTGCACTTTTCTTACATGGCCCAGGATACCCAGGGTGAGTATCTCCAGGACGCAATACTTCCAAGGTTCCCTATGCCCCTCCATCCAAGTCACATGGAAGACAGGCTGGTGGGTTGCCTCCAAAAGCCCAAGGTGGGCTCAAGAAAACAGGGGAAGCAGAGGTTAAGTGGGTGACCCTTCCAAGGACTACCCTCACCAGGCTCTCCATCCACGGGGAAGGCCACGGAAAAGAGGAGGCCGAAAGACACGGGGGTGGGGCAGCCAGGCAACTGAAGCTCCGTGCGGCCAGGGAGGGGCCGGCTCTCCACCTGGGGGCGTGGAAGAGGCAGGGTCAGAGAGCAGCCTCTCTGCAAGGCTCACAACTGGTTTCCCACCTCCACTCATCCATAGCCCCGGCCTCCCTGCCATCCATCAAAAAGCCACTCAGAGGACCTGGGAGCCACTTCCTTCCCCTCACCTAATCCTTGTGCCGTCACAGTTAAAGAACATAttcactggacttccctggtggtccggggaAGGGATCACCCTTCCATGGGTTAAGGgttaagaactcgcctgccagtgcaggggacatgggtttgatccctggtgtgggaagattccacatgttgcagggcaactaagcccacgcaccacaccTACGAAGCCCTCGCTCTAgaatctgtgctctgcaacaagagaagcctgggcaccgcaactagagagcagtccccactcgacacaactagagaaagcccacaaacagcaaggaagacccagcacagcaaaaaatacagaagtaaatattcactgagcaCTTAAACCACACGCAGGTATTATGCCAGCCTCCTAGGAGTTCTCGCTGAATTCTCACAACACCCCTGTGATGCAGGTATTTCCATCAGCCCTGAATTTTACAGACCCAGGAGACTGAGGCTGACAGGCTAACAGCCTGTCAGGAGCCACATCGCTGGGAGGTGGCCAGATTCAGATGTGAATCCCGGCAGGCTGGCTCCAGAGTCCGAGCTCTCCCCCGGGCTCAGAGCTCTCAcaaacccacctctcctctgCCTCACCTCAATATCCGAGATGGCGGAGCGTAAGGCACACGACCAATTGACCAGCTGCCGGCTCCGGTACAACAACCCAGCCTTGTAGAGCCGCACGAAAGCTTCTGTCACGGCCACTGAGGAGCCCTAGGATGACCTGAGTGTCCACATCCAACAGCCTCCTCTCAG
Proteins encoded in this window:
- the VARS2 gene encoding valine--tRNA ligase, mitochondrial isoform X1, with translation MPHLPLTSFRPPLWGLRPSRGLPRSRPLSTQSEPNGSAISRRNREAKQKRLREKQASLEAGIAPKSKSPAESSKAWTPKERVLYEIPTEHGEKKDVSRPLPPAYSPQYVEAAWYPWWVREGFFKPEYQARLPQATGETFSMCIPPPNVTGSLHIGHALTVAIQDALVRWHRMRGDRVLWVPGSDHAGIATQAVVEKQLWKERGVRRHELSREDFLREVWKWKEEKGGEICEQLRALGASLDWDRECFTMDTGSSVAVTEAFVRLYKAGLLYRSRQLVNWSCALRSAISDIEVESRPLPGRTELQLPGCPTPVSFGLLFSVAFPVDGEPDAEVVVGTTRPETLPGDVAVAVHPDDSRYTHLHGRQLCHPLTGQLLPLITDCTVQPHLGTGAVKVTPAHSPADAELGARHGLSPRSVIAEDGTMTALCEDWLQGLHRFVAREKILSALRERGLFRGLQNHPMVLPICSRSGDVVEYLLKSQWFVRCREMGEQAAKAVESGALDLSPSFHQKNWQHWFSHIGDWCVSRQLWWGHRIPAYLVVEEHAKGETEDFWVVGRTEAEAREVAAELTGRPGAELTLERDPDVLDTWFSSALFPFSALGWPRETPDLARFYPLSLLETGSDLLLFWVGRMVMLGTQLTGQLPFSKVLLHSMVRDRQGRKMSKSLGNVLDPRDIISGVELQVLQDKLRDGNLDPAELAIAASAQRKDFPHGIPECGTDALRFTLCSHGALGGDLHLSVSEVLSFRHFCNKIWNALRFILNALGEEFIPQPAEELSPASRMDTWILSCLARTAQDCERGFLTRELSLVTHALHHFWLHKLCDVYLEAVKPVLSHSPRPLEPPQVLFFCADVGLRLLAPLMPFLAEELWQRLPPRPGGPSAPSICVAPYPSARSLEHWHQPELERRFSRVQESVQVLRALRATYQLTKARPRVLLQSSEPGEQGLFEAFLEPLGILGYCGAVGLLPPGAAAPSGWVQAALSDTSQAYMELQGLVDPQTHLPRLAARRHKLQKQLDGLLAQPPSEGQAETQRQQRLSSLQLELSKLDKAASHLRQLMDDFPSPGSSPSP
- the VARS2 gene encoding valine--tRNA ligase, mitochondrial isoform X4; translated protein: MKSPRNMEKRKARLPQATGETFSMCIPPPNVTGSLHIGHALTVAIQDALVRWHRMRGDRVLWVPGSDHAGIATQAVVEKQLWKERGVRRHELSREDFLREVWKWKEEKGGEICEQLRALGASLDWDRECFTMDTGSSVAVTEAFVRLYKAGLLYRSRQLVNWSCALRSAISDIEVESRPLPGRTELQLPGCPTPVSFGLLFSVAFPVDGEPDAEVVVGTTRPETLPGDVAVAVHPDDSRYTHLHGRQLCHPLTGQLLPLITDCTVQPHLGTGAVKVTPAHSPADAELGARHGLSPRSVIAEDGTMTALCEDWLQGLHRFVAREKILSALRERGLFRGLQNHPMVLPICSRSGDVVEYLLKSQWFVRCREMGEQAAKAVESGALDLSPSFHQKNWQHWFSHIGDWCVSRQLWWGHRIPAYLVVEEHAKGETEDFWVVGRTEAEAREVAAELTGRPGAELTLERDPDVLDTWFSSALFPFSALGWPRETPDLARFYPLSLLETGSDLLLFWVGRMVMLGTQLTGQLPFSKVLLHSMVRDRQGRKMSKSLGNVLDPRDIISGVELQVLQDKLRDGNLDPAELAIAASAQRKDFPHGIPECGTDALRFTLCSHGALGGDLHLSVSEVLSFRHFCNKIWNALRFILNALGEEFIPQPAEELSPASRMDTWILSCLARTAQDCERGFLTRELSLVTHALHHFWLHKLCDVYLEAVKPVLSHSPRPLEPPQVLFFCADVGLRLLAPLMPFLAEELWQRLPPRPGGPSAPSICVAPYPSARSLEHWHQPELERRFSRVQESVQVLRALRATYQLTKARPRVLLQSSEPGEQGLFEAFLEPLGILGYCGAVGLLPPGAAAPSGWVQAALSDTSQAYMELQGLVDPQTHLPRLAARRHKLQKQLDGLLAQPPSEGQAETQRQQRLSSLQLELSKLDKAASHLRQLMDDFPSPGSSPSP
- the VARS2 gene encoding valine--tRNA ligase, mitochondrial isoform X3; the encoded protein is MPHLPLTSFRPPLWGLRPSRGLPRSRPLSTQSEPNGSAISRRNREAKQKRLREKQASLEAGIAPKSKSPAESSKAWTPKERVLYEIPTEHGEKKDVSRPLPPAYSPQYVEAAWYPWWVREGFFKPEYQARLPQATGETFSMCIPPPNVTGSLHIGHALTVAIQDALVRWHRMRGDRVLWVPGSDHAGIATQAVVEKQLWKERGVRRHELSREDFLREVWKWKEEKGGEICEQLRALGASLDWDRECFTMDTGSSVAVTEAFVRLYKAGLLYRSRQLVNWSCALRSAISDIEVESRPLPGRTELQLPGCPTPVSFGLLFSVAFPVDGEPDAEVVVGTTRPETLPGDVAVAVHPDDSRYTHLHGRQLCHPLTGQLLPLITDCTVQPHLGTGAVKVTPAHSPADAELGARHGLSPRSVIAEDGTMTALCEDWLQGLHRFVAREKILSALRERGLFRGLQNHPMVLPICSRSGDVVEYLLKSQWFVRCREMGEQAAKAVESGALDLSPSFHQKNWQHWFSHIGDWCVSRQLWWGHRIPAYLVVEEHAKGETEDFWVVGRTEAEAREVAAELTGRPGAELTLERDPDVLDTWFSSALFPFSALGWPRETPDLARFYPLSLLETGSDLLLFWVGRMVMLGTQLTGQLPFSKVLLHSMVRDRQGRKMSKSLGNVLDPRDIISGVELQVLQDKLRDGNLDPAELAIAASAQRKDFPHGIPECGTDALRFTLCSHGALGGDLHLSVSEVLSFRHFCNKIWNALRFILNALGEEFIPQPAEELSPASRMDTWILSCLARTAQDCERGFLTRELSLVTHALHHFWLHKLCDVYLEAVKPVLSHSPRPLEPPQVLFFCADVGLRLLAPLMPFLAEELWQRLPPRPGGPSAPSICVAPYPSARSLCCCRAQSQASRASLRPSWSRWASWATVGRWAFYPLVQQPPQAGSRPPSVTPVRRIWSCRAWWTPRPTYLGWLPEDTSCRSSLMAS
- the VARS2 gene encoding valine--tRNA ligase, mitochondrial isoform X2, producing MPHLPLTSFRPPLWGLRPSRGLPRSRPLSTQSEPNGSAISRRNREAKQKRLREKQASLEAGIAPKSKSPAESSKAWTPKERVLYEIPTEHGEKKDVSRPLPPAYSPQYVEAAWYPWWVREGFFKPEYQARLPQATGETFSMCIPPPNVTGSLHIGHALTVAIQDALVRWHRMRGDRVLWVPGSDHAGIATQAVVEKQLWKERGVRRHELSREDFLREVWKWKEEKGGEICEQLRALGASLDWDRECFTMDTVESRPLPGRTELQLPGCPTPVSFGLLFSVAFPVDGEPDAEVVVGTTRPETLPGDVAVAVHPDDSRYTHLHGRQLCHPLTGQLLPLITDCTVQPHLGTGAVKVTPAHSPADAELGARHGLSPRSVIAEDGTMTALCEDWLQGLHRFVAREKILSALRERGLFRGLQNHPMVLPICSRSGDVVEYLLKSQWFVRCREMGEQAAKAVESGALDLSPSFHQKNWQHWFSHIGDWCVSRQLWWGHRIPAYLVVEEHAKGETEDFWVVGRTEAEAREVAAELTGRPGAELTLERDPDVLDTWFSSALFPFSALGWPRETPDLARFYPLSLLETGSDLLLFWVGRMVMLGTQLTGQLPFSKVLLHSMVRDRQGRKMSKSLGNVLDPRDIISGVELQVLQDKLRDGNLDPAELAIAASAQRKDFPHGIPECGTDALRFTLCSHGALGGDLHLSVSEVLSFRHFCNKIWNALRFILNALGEEFIPQPAEELSPASRMDTWILSCLARTAQDCERGFLTRELSLVTHALHHFWLHKLCDVYLEAVKPVLSHSPRPLEPPQVLFFCADVGLRLLAPLMPFLAEELWQRLPPRPGGPSAPSICVAPYPSARSLEHWHQPELERRFSRVQESVQVLRALRATYQLTKARPRVLLQSSEPGEQGLFEAFLEPLGILGYCGAVGLLPPGAAAPSGWVQAALSDTSQAYMELQGLVDPQTHLPRLAARRHKLQKQLDGLLAQPPSEGQAETQRQQRLSSLQLELSKLDKAASHLRQLMDDFPSPGSSPSP